CTGAGCCAACCCCTGAGAGATGAAGACAGGGTCCTCTTTGGAACTGTCTATGTTAAGGGAAATTCCTTTGACACTAAGTTCTACTACAAAGACTTGTGGCACGAGGATTCCGATTCGCTCAACAACTCGCTTGGAGTGCGAACGGTGAAGGGCATGGGTGTGGACGTGAAGAAGGCAGTGAACTTACACAGAAAAAGGATCTCAGTAGGAGTGACAGGTAGAAAGATAGAATTGGATGCTGGCGACAGCCTGTCTTGCGAAGTCTTGGATGGGGGCACCAACGTAGCAGCCAACTTCGAAGTGCTTCCGCTCGTTTACGTGGCTCCAGGTGTGTCTTATTGGTACAACGAAGTCTATGGTTCAGAGGTGAGTCCCAAGCTCTCGATTTCAATGATTTACAGTCTCGGATTCGTCCTTTTTGGTTCTGTTAGCAGGGGTTTCAATGCGCCAAATATAAGGGAGCTCTTCTCTCCAACATCCGGCAATGGGGAGTTGAAACCTGAGCATACGCGGTCCTTCTCTGGAGGACTGAGATATGAAAGTAATCAGGTGAGCCTGTCTGTTCACGGCTTCGCCATAAAGACAAAAGACCTTATCGAACCAGAAAGCGACTCTGCAAGTCAGTTTGTGAATAGTGACTATGTCTCTAGAGTCAGAGGCTTGGGGTTTAAGGCGAAAGGCAGAGCGCCGTTTGTTGAGGCCGGGATGAATTTGAGGTTAGCCACGTCTGAGCATTCCCGAACAGGAGAGGAACTCCCTTATGCTCCTAAAGTGTCTGTTGCGGGATATGCTGGATACAATGGCGTTTTCAGGCGAGGGGACCTGGGCGTGAAGGTGACCGTAGATGCGAAATATGCAGGGGAAAGAGTCTCTGACAATGGTCTATCTCTGCCCGAATACTACGTCTTGAATTTGTGCGGAGAGATAAGGGTCATTAGCCTGCGTATGTCCTATAGAGTTGAAAATCTTCTTGATGAGGAATATGAGTCTGTTTCAGGTTATCCTATGCCCGGCCGGACATTCACCTATGGACTTGATTGGGAATTTTGGAACTGACCACAAGTCTCCCGAGCCCCACGCACCTCCCCTCATAAGACCGTACGCTATACGCTGCAAGAGTGTTCTGTTGCTGGCGTAGAGTTTGCGGTTGCCTTTGATTTTGGTTTACCAATTTTGTGATTCCTGCAGGGCATGTAGGGGCGCGGTCTCCGCGCCCACTCTTCTAGAAGGTTTAGTGTAGGATCCGTTCCAATGTGTTTCACAAGCAGATTCTTTGTCGCCCTGCCGGGCTCCTCCCCGTGTAACGGGGCAGGCAGAATGACATTCCGTTTGTTGTAACTGTTTTTTGTAGGGGCGCGGAGACCGCGCCCGTTTTGATTGGGCAGGGAAACCCTGCCCCTACAGCGTCTTAGCTGAGAGCTGATGTCTGATGGGTTACTGAAAAGTCCATGCCTGGCCCCGTGGGTGGGTGGTGGAAAAATGCCCCGTTCTTAGGGATAAGGAGATTCTCCTCAGCAAAAGAGGCAATGTACGGCTTGTTTTGCTCTGCATTGACACTTTTGGGCGACAAAAACTTGTCACGAGTTGTCCAATTTAGCCACGGGTGCGGCGTTGTGCCCCACAATTGACGCTGACTGTCCGGGTGCGGTCTTTTGCTAAGCCTTTGTGAATTGAAGGCTTACGAAAGTCCTATCGGCCCAATATCCGTGGCACGAATATTGCCTTTTTTACCTACATCGCAGTATCGTGTCACCTATTCTTGCGGGCTGGTATGTATGTGAGTTGTGGCAAATAATAATTGATTGTCGGGTGTGCAGGTAATGTGCTATTCTTTTCATGACTTCACAATTAA
This portion of the candidate division TA06 bacterium genome encodes:
- a CDS encoding TonB-dependent receptor, whose amino-acid sequence is MLNRFLFVLLSTLFCLSACYGEYLDPISLDHEGPHFPVSPTILADTISLEYVSVPPLKSIYLKEISVWGGLPMLNSLVPGHIASLSMDSLRSLHLMRASGAIELATGGIHNCLGYVGQPCFASVRAPNPRGILFLKDGIPVNDEMTGAFDVSHISLVSLSKIEIMSECGSSIYGPNGSDAVVNLVTKTFWGGLPYSRVAISGGSHDLTRAELEFGRSFGKSWSGYASAAYLKEDGFKSNADADIKDFNADLSYDLGAMKAGVSVWRRDGKVGIPGDTIGLSQPLRDEDRVLFGTVYVKGNSFDTKFYYKDLWHEDSDSLNNSLGVRTVKGMGVDVKKAVNLHRKRISVGVTGRKIELDAGDSLSCEVLDGGTNVAANFEVLPLVYVAPGVSYWYNEVYGSEVSPKLSISMIYSLGFVLFGSVSRGFNAPNIRELFSPTSGNGELKPEHTRSFSGGLRYESNQVSLSVHGFAIKTKDLIEPESDSASQFVNSDYVSRVRGLGFKAKGRAPFVEAGMNLRLATSEHSRTGEELPYAPKVSVAGYAGYNGVFRRGDLGVKVTVDAKYAGERVSDNGLSLPEYYVLNLCGEIRVISLRMSYRVENLLDEEYESVSGYPMPGRTFTYGLDWEFWN